The Salvia miltiorrhiza cultivar Shanhuang (shh) chromosome 2, IMPLAD_Smil_shh, whole genome shotgun sequence DNA window CACGCCTGTCTATCATATCCAACTGATTTATCTTAACGCCTGATTGAAATGGTGAAATTTCAACACCGTATATATACCTTTTAAAGGGATGTGTCGACGTAAAAATGACAGGAAGTGAGAGTAAATATACCGGGGACATACTCCAACGTCAGCACTTTCGTCGCTGTATAATCCCAGTACACCATCTGGAACGAGCAAGAACGATATCCTCAATGAACAACGTAGCAAAACACATTTAAGCTTAATGAAGTCTTTATTGTTTTTTCGAGGCAACGAGGCCAGAAATGACTCAAAATGGCAATGAGAGATATGAATTGATTGTATGAAGAATAGAGCAAGATAAGAACGGAGGAAACATACAGGAACTCGGACCCACTTTATATTTCTAAAGTCGCGACGAAATCTATCAGCATTCTTTCCTTCATTAACATAATCGATTTCCTCGTACAAGATCCTGAAAATTTCCAAAGATTAATGAATGACATGCCACATTTGGTAGGAAACTTAATGCTGTTTTTTCTGTGTAGCTTACTTTGCACATTCTTCATAGATTCCGACCCAATCCCTTGTCGGACCACCAAGAGTTTCGCTCTTTTGAAAGTACTCAGCGATTAGCTTTAGATTTTCTGAAGAACGAGAGCGTTACACAGCTCACAACATAAACCAGAAGCAAGCAATAGTACTTTATGAAATTATTGAGGTGTAGCTAGCACTCACTAAGATCAATGTCGAAGAGCTTCTTTAGCCCCGGTCTCTGGACCTTCACCACTACCGTCTCTCCATTATGCAAGATAGCTCTGTGCACCTAACAAGATTTTCCAAAACGACTATCAGCACGGTAAGTGAAAACAcgtatttttcttaattttctatttatgtAATACTAGATGATAAATGAGCCTCTTCAATTCAACGTGTCGTTACATAAGTCCATGAAAGAGACATAAATCGCGATAGTTTAAACTATTATTGGCGCGAGAAGAGAGGAAAACGCAAAGCAAACACCTGACCAAGGCTAGCAGCTGCGATTGGGAGGTCTTCAAACTCCTTGTACAGCATATAAAGAGGAGCACCCAATTCCTTCTCGATGAAGCCCTTTGCTTTGCTTGGTGAGAATGCAGGTACTCTATCCTGAATCATAAGCCAAATAAATTCAAGATGCAAGATTCCATGCCCAAAAGTCGAAATCTCTTGGTACGTACCTGCAGCTTTGCAAGCTCATCGACAAATTCTTTAGGAAACAGATCAGATCTCGTTGAGGATAACTGACCGAGCTTGATGAAAGTGGGACCGAGCTGCAGCACACATTCCCTTAACCACGAGGCAGTTTTCCGTCTCCTCCCTACCTGAAAATTAGGCATCATGAAATGCTTGCAGAAAGTGATGATGTTATTGTTATACGTTAACCAACCAACACCTGCTTCTCCTCGGAGAAGCCTCCGATGTAAGTCCACTTGGCGTTGTCCAAGAAAACACGTGCACGAAGGGAGAGAACAAAGGACCACACATCTATACTTCTCTGAACTGAGTTATAGTTCTCGTTGGCCCAACTGAAGCCTTCGTCCGAAGGCAAAACTTTCAGCCCTTCAATAGGCGGGAGCTCGTTGGCCTTTGGTGTTCTCGGAGCAGGATCTCTCTTGACCAGCACTCCACCATTAACATTCTTCGCAGATCCATTCACACCCCGTGATGAACTAATGGACACCGATTTCTCCTTCACCATTTTGGTTGCTCGCCCGTTTGTGGATAACTCCATCGCGACCTGCAAACTACGGAGCTTTCTTCTGGTTTTGACAACATCTCTGTCGATTCTTGATTGGTCGTAGTTTGATATGTTCCCTGAGAAACTAAGATCATCTCCTGATCTTCCTTGACAGCTAAAGGAAGCTAGAATTGCagccatttagggtttaatgccTAAAACAGAACCAAATATTTGATCACTCAACCACAGCTAAAGGAAGCTAGAATTGCa harbors:
- the LOC131009522 gene encoding protein ACTIVITY OF BC1 COMPLEX KINASE 7, chloroplastic-like, with the translated sequence MAAILASFSCQGRSGDDLSFSGNISNYDQSRIDRDVVKTRRKLRSLQVAMELSTNGRATKMVKEKSVSISSSRGVNGSAKNVNGGVLVKRDPAPRTPKANELPPIEGLKVLPSDEGFSWANENYNSVQRSIDVWSFVLSLRARVFLDNAKWTYIGGFSEEKQVGRRRKTASWLRECVLQLGPTFIKLGQLSSTRSDLFPKEFVDELAKLQDRVPAFSPSKAKGFIEKELGAPLYMLYKEFEDLPIAAASLGQVHRAILHNGETVVVKVQRPGLKKLFDIDLKNLKLIAEYFQKSETLGGPTRDWVGIYEECAKILYEEIDYVNEGKNADRFRRDFRNIKWVRVPMVYWDYTATKVLTLEYVPGVKINQLDMIDRRGYSRSRISSRAIEAYLIQILKTGFFHADPHPGNLAIDVDEALIYYDFGMMGEIKSFTRERLLDLFYSVYEKDAKKVVQGLIDLGALQPTGDMTSVRRSVQFFLDNLLNQRPDQQQTLSAIGEDLFAIATDQPFRFPSTFTFVLRAFSTLEGIGYTLNPDFSFPKIAAPYAQELLDLRQQRPTGPQLVREIRKQADDARSTTISMPYRIQRIEDIVKQLESGDLKLRVRVLESERAARKATILQMATIYTVCGGTFLNLGVTFINQGSEAIASGSFVVAGVFLTLLITSMQRVKKLDKFEKMI